The nucleotide sequence CGCTGGTCGGGTTCGCCCGGCGCGACTGGGAGGACCAGGACTTCGCGCAGGTCGTCTACGACGCCGTCAAGCAGCACGCGCGCACGCCGTTCCGCGAGGAGACCTGGACGCAGCTGCTGCAGGGCATCCGGTTCGTCTCCGGGGAGTTCGACAACCCGGACTCGTTCCGGAAGCTGCGGGAGACCGTCGAGAAGCTCGATGTGGAACGCGGCACGATGGGCAACCACGCCTACTACCTGTCGATCCCGCCGAAGGACTTCCCGCTCGTCGCGAAGCAGCTCAAGGACTCGGGCCTCGTGGGTGAGGATGCGGACGACGATGAGCGCTGGCGGCGCGTCGTCATCGAGAAGCCGTTCGGACACGACCTCGAGTCGGCACGCGCGCTGAACGCGGCCCTCGAGGTGGCGTTCCCCGCCGACTCGATCTTCCGCATCGACCACTACCTCGGCAAGGAGACGGTGCAGAACATCCTCGCGCTGCGCTTCGCGAACGAGCTGTACGAGCCGATCTGGAACCGGAACTACGTCGACCACGTGCAGATCACCATGGCCGAGGACATCGGGGTGGGCGGTCGCGCCGGGTACTACGACGGGATCGGCGCCGCACGCGACGTCATCCAGAACCACCTGCTCCAGCTGCTCGCGCTCACCGCGATGGAGGAGCCGATCAGCCTCTCCGCCGAGCACCTGCGCGCCGAGAAGGAGAAGGTACTGGCCGCCGTGCACGTGCCGGACGACCTGTCGCTCGCCACCGCGCGCGGGCAGTACGCGGGCGGCTGGCAGGGCGGCGAGAAGGTGACCGGCTTCCTCGACGAGGAGGGGATGAACCCCGAGTCGACGACCGAGACCTACGCGGCCATCAAGCTCGAGATCGACACCCGCCGCTGGGCGGGCGTGCCCTTCTACCTGCGGACGGGCAAGCGCCTCGGACGCCGCGTGACCGAGATCGCTGTGGTCTTCAACCGCGCACCGCAGCACCTGTTCGGTCGTGGCAACGCCTCGGAGCTCGGCCAGAACGCGCTCGTCATCCGCGTGCAGCCCGACGAGGGCGTCACGATCCGGTTCGGATCCAAAGTCCCGGGCAACGGGACCAACGTCCGCGACGTCACGATGGACTTCGGCTACGGCCACGCGTTCACCGAGGCGAGCCCGGAGGCGTACGAGCGGCTGATCCTGGACGTCCTGCTGGGCGACCCGCCGCTCTTCCCCCGGCATGAAGAGGTCGAGCTCTCCTGGAAGATCCTCGACCCGGTGGAGAAGTACTGGGCCGCCCAGGGCGGTCCGGTGGAGCAGTACGCGCCCGGCTCGTGGGGACCGGCTTCGGCCGACGACCTGCTGGCCCGCGACGGACGAGTCTGGAGACGCCCGTGATCATCGACCTTCCCGACACGACCGTCAGCCAGGTCGCGAAGCAGCTCGTCAAGGTGCGCGAGGAGGGCGGCGCCGTCGCCCTCGGTCGCGTCCTCACGCTCGTCATCTCCGCGCGCAAGGGCGTCGCGGAGGCGGCGATCGACGCCGCGAACGATGCCTCCCGCGAGCACCCCATGCGGGTGATCGTGTTGACCACCGGCGACGGCGAATCCCGCCTCGACGCGCAGATCCGCGTGGGCGGCGACGCCGGCGCGAGCGAGGTCGTCGTGCTGCACGCCCACGGTGATGCCGCGAGCAACGAGGAGAGCCTGCTCACCGGCCTCCTCCTGCCCGACGCCCCGGTCGTGGCATGGTGGCCCGACGAGGCCCCGACCTCCCCGGCGACCTCGCCGCTCGGCCGCATCGCCCAGCGCCGGATCACCGACGCCGCCACGTCCCCCGACGTGCGCGACCGGCTCGCGCTCCTCGGCCGCACGCACGCCCCGGGCGACACCGATCTCGCGTGGACGCGGCTCACCCACTGGCGCGAGCAGCTCGCGGCCGTCCTCGACCAGCCTCCGTACGAGACCATCACCGCCGTGGAGGTGCGCGGCGCCAGCGCCTCGCCCTCGACCGCGCTGCTCGCCGCGTGGCTGCAGATGGCGTTGGACGTCCCCGTCCGCTGGTCGTACGAAGACCCGGAGCACTGGCAGGAGGGCATCAAGTCGGTGCGTCTGACCCGCGAGTCCGGTGACATCCTGCTCGAGCGCCCCTCGCCCGGCGTGGCCGTCCTCACCCAGCCGAACCAGCCCGACCACGATCTCCACCTGCCGCGGCGCACGCTGCGCGAGTGCCTCGCGGAGGAGCTGCGCCGGCTCGACCCCGACGTCCTGTACGGTCGAGTGATCACGGAGGGCTGGGAGAAGCTCGGCCCGCCCGAGACAGGAGAGTGACGTCGATGCCGGGATCGTCCGCAGAGAAGCGGGTCGTGGTCGAAGCCACCCCGACTGCTCTCGCCCTCCGGGTCGCCGATCGCTTCCTCACCCGCGTCCGGGCGCGCACGCGCAACGGCCGTCTCGCTCACATCGCGTTGACGGGCGGGTCGATGGGTGGTGCCGTGTTGAGCGCCGTGCGTCAGAATCCGCGCGCCGCGGAGATCGATTGGTCCCTCGTCCACTTCTGGTGGGGTGACGAGCGCTATGTGCCGCAGCACGACGGAGACCGCAATGCCCTCCAGTCCCGACAGGCGCTCCTCGACCACATCGCGGTCCCCGCGGAGAACCTGCACGAGGTCGCCGCGTCCGACAGCGGACTCAGCCTCGACGAGGCCGCAGCGGCCTATGCCGCGGAGCTGGCCCGCTTCGGCACCGACGAGCACCCGTGGCCATCCTTCGCGGTCTGCTTCCTCGGCGTCGGACCCGACGGCCACATCGCGTCGCTGTTCCCCGACCGCGAGGAGGTCACGGTGACCGACTCCGCGGCCCTCCCCGTCCGGGACTCCCCCAAGCCGCCGCCCGAGCGCGTGACGCTCACTCGTCCCGTGCTCAACGCCTCCAAGCGCGTCTGGCTCGTCCTCACCGGTGCCGACAAGGCCTCGGCGCTGGGCCTCGCCCTCGCCGGCGCGAGCTACACGAGCGTCCCCGCCGCGGGGGCGAAGGGGCGCAAGCGCACCGTCTTCTTCGTGGACGAGGCGGCGGCGGCCGAGGTCTCCCCCGACCTCATCGATCAGGCTTACTGAGCGTCGGGGTCGCGCGGCTCCCGCGCGTCCGGCTGCTCGGCCGGAGACGTCGGGCGCGGAGCCGACGGCGGGGCCGGGTCGCTCCCGCGCGTGATGCCGAGGTCCTGGCTCTCGCTGAGGACCTGCGGGTGGTAGCGCGCGAGGCCGACGACGCCCCACACGGCGATCCCGCCCGCGATCGCGAAGATGATGAAGACCCACCACGGCGCGGCTTCGGCCTCCCCCAGCACGAGCATGCCGATGAGCACGGCCACCATCGGGTCGACGACGGTGAGACCCGCGATCACGAGGTCGGGCGGTCCGGAGCTGTAGGCCGTCTGGACGAAGTAGGCCCCGACCGCGAAGGCCGACAGCAGCGCGAGCAGGCAGATCGCGGTGATCCACTCGAACTGCCCCGCCTCGATGCGCTTGATGATGACTTTGGCGAGGGTGGCGACGAAGCCGTAGAGGATGCCGGCGGCGATGATGTAGAACAGCGCACGCATGCGGTGACGGAGGATCAGCCAGCTGGCTCCCAGCACGATGATCACGACGAGCAGGAGCGCGAGGATGACGAACAGCTCCCGGTCGGTGACCTCCTTCTCCGTGGCATAGATCGCCGCGAAGAACACGAAGAGGAAGATGCCGCCGACGCACGCCACGATGGCGGTCATCGACTGCTTCGTCGGCGAATGGCCGGAGATCCGGGCGTTGAGGAGGGTGGTGATGACGAGCGCGATGGCACCGAGCGGCTGCACGACGATGAGGGGCGCCTTGACGAGCGCGGCGAGCTGACAGATCACGGCCAGCCCGAGCATCAGCGTCCCGAGGATCCAGGACGGACGCGTGAGCAGGCGCTTGAGCTGATCGAAGCTGAGGCCTGCGGTGCCGTCGGCGCCGCTCAGGCGCTCGACCTTCTCGACGCCGCGGTGCTGGTACTGCGCCCCGAGGGACATGAACACCGCACCGGCGAGGGCCAGCGGGATCCCCAGGAGCAGCCCGGGGTTCTGGAACGCTCCGACCAACTGGTCGCCGACGTCCTCGACCGTCCCCATCCACACCCCTGCGCTCACAGTACGACCCTACCCGCAGAGTGGCGCCGACTAGGGTTGTGACGTGGCTGTCCTTCCGATTCGCATCATGGGCGATCCCGTCCTGCACTCCCCCGCCTCCCCCGTCGAGGCGATCACGGACGAGGTGCGCACCCTCGTCGCCGACATGTTCGAGACCATGGACGCCGCCCCCGGCGTCGGTCTCGCCGCTCCGCAGGTGGGCGTACCGCTGCGCATCTACACGTACTCGTACGTGGACGACGACGACCGGCCCTGGCGCGGCGTGCTCATCAATCCCGAACTGTGGATGACGCCCACCGAGCCCGGTGCCCCCGACCCGGAGCTGGAGTCGGAGGGGTGCCTGTCGTTCCCCGGGGAGCGCTTCCCGCTGCGACGCGCGGATCGGGTGCGCGTGACGGCCACGGATCTCGAGGGCGCTCCCGTGAACATCGAGGTCGACGGCTGGCGTGCGCGGATCATGCAGCACGAGTTCGACCACCTCGACGGCGTGCTCTACATCGACCGCCTGTCGGACTCCGACTGGAAGACCACGCAGAAGATCGCGCGCAAGCGCGGGTGGGGTCGTCCGGGGGCGAGCTGGCTGCCGGGAGTGGACGATCTGGAAGGCTGACTGCGTTCAGCCGGCGCACAGTATTCTTCGAGTTGCGTCATAGACTCCGG is from Microbacterium sp. BLY and encodes:
- the zwf gene encoding glucose-6-phosphate dehydrogenase yields the protein MSVPISRGHNPLRDPDDRRLNRIAGPSALVIFGVTGDLSRKKLMPAVYDLANRGLLPPGFALVGFARRDWEDQDFAQVVYDAVKQHARTPFREETWTQLLQGIRFVSGEFDNPDSFRKLRETVEKLDVERGTMGNHAYYLSIPPKDFPLVAKQLKDSGLVGEDADDDERWRRVVIEKPFGHDLESARALNAALEVAFPADSIFRIDHYLGKETVQNILALRFANELYEPIWNRNYVDHVQITMAEDIGVGGRAGYYDGIGAARDVIQNHLLQLLALTAMEEPISLSAEHLRAEKEKVLAAVHVPDDLSLATARGQYAGGWQGGEKVTGFLDEEGMNPESTTETYAAIKLEIDTRRWAGVPFYLRTGKRLGRRVTEIAVVFNRAPQHLFGRGNASELGQNALVIRVQPDEGVTIRFGSKVPGNGTNVRDVTMDFGYGHAFTEASPEAYERLILDVLLGDPPLFPRHEEVELSWKILDPVEKYWAAQGGPVEQYAPGSWGPASADDLLARDGRVWRRP
- a CDS encoding glucose-6-phosphate dehydrogenase assembly protein OpcA, whose product is MIIDLPDTTVSQVAKQLVKVREEGGAVALGRVLTLVISARKGVAEAAIDAANDASREHPMRVIVLTTGDGESRLDAQIRVGGDAGASEVVVLHAHGDAASNEESLLTGLLLPDAPVVAWWPDEAPTSPATSPLGRIAQRRITDAATSPDVRDRLALLGRTHAPGDTDLAWTRLTHWREQLAAVLDQPPYETITAVEVRGASASPSTALLAAWLQMALDVPVRWSYEDPEHWQEGIKSVRLTRESGDILLERPSPGVAVLTQPNQPDHDLHLPRRTLRECLAEELRRLDPDVLYGRVITEGWEKLGPPETGE
- the pgl gene encoding 6-phosphogluconolactonase; the encoded protein is MPGSSAEKRVVVEATPTALALRVADRFLTRVRARTRNGRLAHIALTGGSMGGAVLSAVRQNPRAAEIDWSLVHFWWGDERYVPQHDGDRNALQSRQALLDHIAVPAENLHEVAASDSGLSLDEAAAAYAAELARFGTDEHPWPSFAVCFLGVGPDGHIASLFPDREEVTVTDSAALPVRDSPKPPPERVTLTRPVLNASKRVWLVLTGADKASALGLALAGASYTSVPAAGAKGRKRTVFFVDEAAAAEVSPDLIDQAY
- a CDS encoding DMT family transporter produces the protein MGTVEDVGDQLVGAFQNPGLLLGIPLALAGAVFMSLGAQYQHRGVEKVERLSGADGTAGLSFDQLKRLLTRPSWILGTLMLGLAVICQLAALVKAPLIVVQPLGAIALVITTLLNARISGHSPTKQSMTAIVACVGGIFLFVFFAAIYATEKEVTDRELFVILALLLVVIIVLGASWLILRHRMRALFYIIAAGILYGFVATLAKVIIKRIEAGQFEWITAICLLALLSAFAVGAYFVQTAYSSGPPDLVIAGLTVVDPMVAVLIGMLVLGEAEAAPWWVFIIFAIAGGIAVWGVVGLARYHPQVLSESQDLGITRGSDPAPPSAPRPTSPAEQPDAREPRDPDAQ
- the def gene encoding peptide deformylase, which produces MAVLPIRIMGDPVLHSPASPVEAITDEVRTLVADMFETMDAAPGVGLAAPQVGVPLRIYTYSYVDDDDRPWRGVLINPELWMTPTEPGAPDPELESEGCLSFPGERFPLRRADRVRVTATDLEGAPVNIEVDGWRARIMQHEFDHLDGVLYIDRLSDSDWKTTQKIARKRGWGRPGASWLPGVDDLEG